A window of Oceanivirga salmonicida contains these coding sequences:
- a CDS encoding tRNA threonylcarbamoyladenosine dehydratase, protein MNEKSQRLEILIKQEGIDKLRNAKCIIFGLGGVGSFAAEALARSFVGNICIVDYDTISISNINRQLHANIKTIGLNKTDEIANRILSINPECNLKIETKKLTPENIDEFNLKEYDYVLDAIDDISSKIELIKYCSRNKIKIISSMGMGNKIKPEKIKIDKLKNTKSCALARKLRRELKDFKSALEIPVVYSDEVAIKHEYDFPGSTAFNPPVSGMFMSSYVVRKILNIK, encoded by the coding sequence ATGAATGAAAAAAGTCAAAGATTAGAAATATTGATAAAACAAGAAGGAATAGATAAACTTAGAAATGCTAAATGTATAATATTTGGTTTAGGTGGTGTGGGTTCGTTTGCAGCTGAGGCATTGGCGAGATCATTTGTTGGCAATATATGCATAGTAGATTATGATACAATATCAATTAGTAATATAAACAGACAATTACATGCTAATATTAAAACAATAGGATTAAATAAGACAGATGAGATTGCTAATAGAATATTATCAATTAACCCTGAGTGTAATTTGAAAATTGAAACTAAAAAATTAACACCTGAAAATATTGATGAATTTAATCTTAAAGAATATGATTATGTTCTTGATGCTATTGATGATATTTCATCAAAGATAGAACTTATTAAGTATTGTAGTAGAAATAAGATTAAAATAATTTCAAGTATGGGTATGGGAAATAAAATTAAACCTGAAAAAATAAAAATTGATAAATTGAAAAACACTAAATCATGTGCTTTGGCAAGAAAACTTAGGCGAGAATTGAAAGATTTTAAATCTGCATTAGAAATTCCAGTTGTGTATTCTGATGAAGTTGCAATAAAGCATGAATATGATTTTCCTGGAAGTACTGCATTTAATCCACCTGTATCAGGAATGTTTATGTCATCATATGTAGTTAGAAAAATTTTAAATATAAAATAA